One Candidatus Dormiibacterota bacterium genomic window carries:
- a CDS encoding DUF5658 family protein, with amino-acid sequence MIGEARASVTRRVKAIGGKDVSTGKKAFILIGFCTAQLLDVTTTHIGLSQGRQELNGVAAWIIQNNGEVAVYALKLSLVAGLVAFLLMFGRRRAGIWNAYLVAAWITTFAVVNNLYRILS; translated from the coding sequence ATGATTGGGGAAGCGCGAGCATCGGTCACCCGCCGGGTCAAGGCCATTGGGGGCAAAGACGTCTCGACCGGGAAGAAGGCCTTCATCCTCATCGGGTTTTGCACCGCCCAGCTCCTCGACGTGACGACCACCCACATCGGCCTCTCGCAGGGGCGCCAGGAGCTCAACGGTGTTGCCGCCTGGATCATCCAGAACAATGGGGAGGTGGCGGTCTACGCCCTGAAGCTGTCGCTGGTGGCGGGGCTGGTGGCGTTCCTTCTGATGTTTGGGCGCCGCCGGGCCGGAATCTGGAACGCCTACCTGGTCGCCGCCTGGATCACCACGTTTGCGGTGGTCAACAATCTCTACCGAATTCTGTCCTAA
- a CDS encoding HesA/MoeB/ThiF family protein gives MTDARHHRQRIMTEVGDAGQRRLARAAVAIVGMGGLGAPVALYLAAAGVGRLGLVDDQEVELSNLNRQIIFEECDVGRPKVEAAADRLLLLDAGLRVDARRENVRSSNVAELFAEYDLVIDGTDAFETKFLLNDAAVLKRKPLVHGAVLRWGGQVTTILPDAPCLRCLFFEPPEPGDVQTCEEAGILGAATGVVGSVQAEEALKVVLGVGSPLSGRIFQHDGLLGETRTTAFPRDPDCPVCSSRARIRDLARYEEQVSPRGHVLV, from the coding sequence ATGACCGACGCCCGCCATCACCGGCAACGGATCATGACCGAGGTGGGCGACGCCGGGCAGCGGCGGCTCGCGCGCGCCGCCGTGGCGATCGTGGGTATGGGCGGCCTCGGCGCACCGGTCGCGCTCTACCTCGCCGCGGCTGGGGTGGGCCGTCTGGGGCTGGTCGACGACCAGGAGGTCGAACTGTCGAATCTGAACCGCCAGATCATCTTCGAGGAGTGCGACGTTGGCCGGCCAAAGGTCGAGGCGGCTGCCGACCGGTTGCTCCTGCTCGACGCCGGGCTCCGCGTCGATGCCCGCCGCGAGAACGTCCGATCGTCCAACGTGGCCGAGTTGTTTGCGGAGTACGACCTGGTGATCGACGGCACCGATGCGTTCGAGACGAAGTTCCTCCTCAACGACGCGGCGGTCCTTAAGCGCAAACCGCTGGTTCACGGGGCGGTGCTGCGCTGGGGCGGTCAGGTCACGACGATCCTGCCGGACGCTCCATGCCTGAGGTGCCTGTTTTTTGAGCCGCCCGAGCCGGGCGACGTGCAGACCTGCGAAGAAGCCGGCATCCTCGGGGCGGCGACGGGCGTCGTCGGCAGTGTGCAGGCCGAAGAAGCCCTGAAGGTCGTGCTCGGCGTGGGAAGTCCGTTGAGCGGCCGGATCTTCCAGCACGACGGGCTTCTTGGTGAGACGCGAACGACCGCCTTTCCACGCGATCCCGATTGCCCGGTCTGCTCATCGCGGGCGCGCATCCGAGACCTCGCCCGCTACGAGGAGCAGGTCTCACCGCGCGGTCACGTCCTCGTCTGA
- a CDS encoding MgtC/SapB family protein, protein MPTAFDLMLRLLVALVLGAIVGLERERQERAAGLRTVTMVSMGSALFTIVGAYGFSQTDPSRVAAQIVTGIGFLGAGTIFLRKDLVRGLTTAATIWAVAAIGMAAGTAQYLIAFFTTLLILAVLMVLKPIERRFFKRPSEAQVTLIVPRGEGEIEKVRAALAVIGSFPMSIRIHELNETDDRLEIDVGLPHNRTTAELLRQLRTVEGARQIFISRELIEDRVRAGN, encoded by the coding sequence GTGCCAACTGCCTTTGATCTCATGCTGCGCCTGCTGGTGGCGCTGGTCCTGGGCGCCATCGTCGGCCTGGAGCGCGAGCGGCAGGAGCGGGCGGCGGGGCTCCGGACGGTGACGATGGTGTCGATGGGATCGGCCCTGTTCACGATCGTCGGCGCCTATGGTTTCAGCCAGACGGACCCATCACGGGTGGCCGCGCAGATCGTCACCGGCATCGGCTTCCTCGGCGCCGGGACGATCTTCCTTCGCAAGGACCTGGTCCGTGGGCTGACGACCGCCGCCACGATCTGGGCGGTAGCCGCGATCGGCATGGCCGCCGGAACGGCGCAGTACCTCATCGCGTTTTTCACGACGCTCCTGATCCTGGCCGTCCTGATGGTGTTGAAGCCGATCGAACGACGCTTCTTCAAGCGGCCAAGCGAGGCGCAGGTCACCCTGATCGTTCCACGGGGCGAGGGTGAGATCGAGAAGGTGCGGGCGGCGCTGGCGGTGATCGGCTCGTTTCCGATGTCGATCCGGATTCACGAGCTCAACGAAACCGACGACCGGCTCGAGATCGATGTGGGCCTGCCCCACAATCGAACGACTGCCGAGCTGTTGCGCCAACTTCGGACGGTAGAAGGGGCGCGCCAGATCTTCATCTCACGCGAGCTCATCGAGGACCGCGTCCGCGCCGGGAATTGA
- a CDS encoding Rrf2 family transcriptional regulator, translating into MKTEYGVRAVLELASHAGRGALQSSEIARRQGIPGPFLDQVLMILRRAGFVTSTRGPHGGHELARPPEEIRLDHVIDCLEGNGSKSRQPDGAPTGDSRVLGHVTEQAEHAAREVFAAHTLADCLRLRRLEPRVFHGIFHAVPAKPKDA; encoded by the coding sequence ATGAAAACCGAGTACGGCGTCCGAGCTGTCCTGGAGCTGGCGAGCCATGCCGGCCGGGGAGCGCTCCAGAGTAGCGAGATCGCCCGGCGGCAGGGAATCCCGGGTCCGTTCCTCGACCAGGTGCTGATGATCCTCCGGCGCGCCGGCTTCGTCACCTCCACGCGCGGGCCGCACGGCGGACACGAACTGGCCAGACCGCCGGAGGAGATTCGCCTCGACCATGTGATCGACTGCCTGGAGGGGAACGGCTCGAAGAGCCGCCAGCCCGACGGCGCGCCGACCGGCGACAGCCGGGTGCTGGGGCACGTGACCGAACAAGCCGAGCACGCGGCGCGCGAGGTCTTCGCTGCGCATACGCTGGCCGACTGCCTTCGCCTCCGCCGGCTCGAACCGCGGGTCTTCCATGGCATCTTCCACGCGGTGCCGGCCAAGCCAAAGGACGCGTGA
- a CDS encoding S-methyl-5'-thioadenosine phosphorylase, with protein sequence MSASAEVGVFGGSGFYEWFAGAEQVVLDTPYGPPSAPIAVAEVGGRRVAFLPRHGKKHTIPAPFVNYRANVWAMHELGVRRIIGPSAVGSLQPELHPGDLVICDQFIDRTTGRSDTYYLGPAVVHISAADPYCPELRALAGRVAREQSLRFRPAGTVVVVQGPRFSTRAESRWYSRMGWDIVGMTQYPEVILARELEICYLNLSLVTDYDAGVEGAPEVAAVQAHDVMRVLAANIARVRDLLATLIPMIPTTPSCGCQRSLEAARM encoded by the coding sequence ATGTCCGCGTCGGCTGAGGTCGGTGTGTTCGGCGGCTCCGGTTTCTATGAATGGTTCGCCGGTGCTGAACAGGTCGTGCTCGACACGCCGTACGGCCCGCCGAGTGCGCCGATCGCGGTTGCGGAGGTCGGTGGTCGTCGCGTCGCCTTCCTGCCACGCCATGGCAAAAAGCACACCATCCCGGCACCGTTCGTCAACTACCGCGCGAATGTGTGGGCGATGCATGAGCTCGGCGTGCGCCGCATCATCGGGCCGTCAGCCGTCGGCAGCTTGCAACCGGAGCTTCATCCGGGCGACCTGGTGATCTGCGACCAGTTCATCGACCGCACGACCGGCCGGTCGGACACCTACTATCTCGGGCCGGCGGTCGTCCACATCAGCGCCGCCGATCCCTACTGCCCGGAGCTGCGTGCGCTCGCGGGGCGCGTCGCGCGCGAGCAGTCGCTGCGCTTTCGTCCGGCCGGAACCGTCGTCGTGGTGCAGGGCCCGCGCTTCTCCACGCGCGCCGAGAGCCGCTGGTACTCGCGCATGGGTTGGGACATCGTCGGCATGACGCAGTACCCGGAGGTCATCCTGGCGCGCGAACTGGAGATTTGTTACCTCAATCTCTCGCTCGTCACGGACTACGACGCCGGCGTCGAGGGAGCGCCCGAGGTGGCGGCGGTGCAGGCGCATGATGTGATGCGGGTTCTCGCTGCGAACATCGCCAGGGTCCGCGACCTGCTCGCCACGCTGATCCCGATGATCCCGACCACCCCGAGTTGCGGCTGTCAACGGTCGCTGGAAGCGGCACGGATGTGA
- a CDS encoding enoyl-CoA hydratase-related protein translates to MSDVLLSSRDGAVLTLTINRPEALNALNRETTQALRTAIDAAGRNAEVGAIILTGAGRAFCAGADLKDVSARYEAGDSDLGADLRTNYTPMIRAIRACPKPVIAALNGTAAGAGLSLALACDLRLAATGTQLIVVFVRVGLVPDAGSLFFLTRMLGLSKATELAITGDPLSADDAHRLGLVAAVVPPDQLMAAAMERASKLAAGPRQTYALIKRGMERAIQLDLEQTLELESQLQALAAKTPDASEAIRAFLEKRKPVFGR, encoded by the coding sequence ATGAGCGACGTTCTTCTCAGCTCGCGTGACGGCGCCGTCCTGACGCTGACCATCAACCGGCCGGAGGCGCTAAACGCGCTCAACCGTGAGACGACACAGGCGCTGCGCACGGCCATCGATGCCGCGGGGCGTAACGCTGAGGTGGGGGCCATCATCCTCACGGGAGCCGGGCGGGCCTTTTGCGCGGGCGCCGACCTCAAGGACGTAAGCGCGCGATACGAGGCCGGCGACAGCGATCTCGGCGCCGACCTCCGAACGAATTACACGCCGATGATCCGCGCTATCCGCGCCTGTCCGAAACCGGTGATCGCCGCGCTAAACGGGACCGCCGCCGGCGCCGGCTTGAGCCTGGCGCTCGCCTGCGACCTGCGGCTGGCCGCCACCGGCACGCAGTTGATCGTGGTGTTCGTCCGGGTCGGCCTCGTGCCTGACGCCGGCAGCCTCTTCTTCCTGACGCGGATGCTCGGCTTGAGCAAGGCCACCGAGCTGGCGATCACCGGTGATCCCTTGAGCGCCGACGACGCCCACCGTCTGGGACTCGTGGCGGCCGTCGTGCCACCCGACCAGCTGATGGCCGCCGCGATGGAGCGAGCCAGCAAACTCGCGGCGGGTCCGCGCCAGACGTACGCGTTGATCAAGCGAGGCATGGAACGGGCGATCCAGCTCGACCTGGAACAGACACTGGAGCTCGAGTCGCAGCTGCAGGCCCTGGCCGCAAAGACACCAGACGCGAGCGAGGCGATCCGCGCGTTCCTCGAGAAACGGAAGCCGGTCTTCGGCCGCTAG
- a CDS encoding enoyl-CoA hydratase-related protein produces the protein MSYEFVLTEVDGAVGVVTIHRPQVRNALNHQTIAELVDALESFDRDDAIRCMVLTGDDRAFAAGADIGQMAEASAIDVLRDDNFARWARFRAIHKPVIAAVGGYALGGGCELALMCDLVVASETAQFGQPEVKIGIIPGAGGTQRWARTAGKVRAMEAVLTGEPVRAVDAERMGLVNRVVLAGAQLAEAKRLAQMIATRPPLAVRLGKEAVNHAMEVGLAPGLEFERKLFYLLFASEDKREGMKAFLEKRPGQFTGR, from the coding sequence ATGTCGTACGAATTCGTCCTCACCGAGGTGGATGGCGCGGTCGGCGTCGTCACGATCCACCGGCCCCAGGTCCGCAACGCGCTCAACCATCAGACGATTGCCGAGCTGGTCGACGCGCTGGAGAGCTTCGACCGCGACGACGCGATCCGCTGCATGGTGCTCACGGGCGATGACCGCGCCTTCGCGGCCGGTGCCGACATCGGACAGATGGCCGAGGCAAGCGCGATCGACGTCCTGCGCGATGACAACTTCGCGCGCTGGGCACGCTTTCGGGCGATCCATAAACCGGTGATCGCCGCGGTCGGTGGCTACGCGCTTGGCGGTGGCTGCGAGCTGGCGCTGATGTGCGACCTGGTGGTGGCCTCAGAGACGGCCCAGTTCGGCCAGCCCGAGGTGAAGATCGGGATCATTCCCGGAGCCGGGGGTACGCAACGGTGGGCCCGAACCGCGGGGAAGGTCCGCGCTATGGAGGCGGTGCTCACCGGCGAGCCGGTCCGCGCCGTCGACGCGGAGCGGATGGGCCTGGTCAATCGCGTCGTGCTGGCCGGCGCACAGCTCGCAGAAGCCAAGCGCCTCGCACAGATGATCGCTACCCGTCCGCCGCTGGCGGTTCGCCTCGGGAAGGAGGCCGTCAATCACGCGATGGAGGTCGGCCTTGCGCCGGGCCTGGAGTTCGAACGCAAGCTCTTCTATCTCTTGTTTGCGTCGGAGGACAAACGCGAGGGGATGAAGGCCTTTCTCGAAAAGCGCCCGGGGCAGTTCACCGGGCGATGA
- a CDS encoding NAD-dependent epimerase/dehydratase family protein translates to MKVLITGGAGFIGQRTGELLLKQGHQVTVLDNLSPPAHDGPPALPAGMELVEGDIRKREDWVKALKENEVVLHLADHHDYLPSFSKLFHVNAVGTAILFELLLEGKTSVRRVVLGSSMAVYGEGKYRCGKDGDVYPQPRRLDALERGIWDPPCPICGGAITPMVTDESVARPTSAYGLSKLAQEEMVRLLGETHGIEWIILRYGAVQGRAQPFQNAYYGALRIFALRLAHDQPPQLLEDGHQLRDFVDVDDVARANLAALAGLPPGAYNVASGRAHTVMDLARILLRVAERDVAPETPGRYRVGDARHSVPDVSRMKAAGWEAQSGLEAMAREYWQWLLAQPNLDTHYEGADHLMERTGTVRVAR, encoded by the coding sequence ATGAAGGTGCTGATCACCGGCGGGGCCGGCTTCATTGGTCAGCGCACCGGGGAGCTTCTGCTGAAGCAGGGGCATCAGGTCACGGTCCTCGACAATCTCTCGCCGCCGGCGCACGACGGCCCACCGGCGCTCCCGGCGGGGATGGAGCTGGTCGAAGGGGACATCCGCAAGCGCGAGGATTGGGTCAAGGCGCTCAAGGAGAACGAGGTCGTGTTGCACCTCGCGGATCACCATGACTACCTGCCGTCCTTCAGCAAGCTCTTCCACGTCAATGCGGTCGGCACGGCGATTCTCTTCGAGCTGCTGCTCGAGGGAAAGACCTCGGTGCGCCGGGTGGTGCTCGGCTCCTCGATGGCCGTCTACGGTGAGGGGAAATATCGCTGCGGCAAAGACGGCGACGTCTATCCGCAGCCGCGCCGGCTGGACGCGCTCGAGCGGGGCATCTGGGATCCACCATGTCCGATTTGCGGCGGCGCGATCACGCCCATGGTCACCGATGAGTCGGTCGCGCGACCGACCAGCGCCTACGGCTTGAGCAAGCTGGCGCAGGAGGAGATGGTCCGGCTCCTGGGCGAGACGCATGGGATCGAGTGGATCATCCTTCGCTACGGGGCCGTCCAGGGACGGGCGCAGCCGTTTCAGAACGCCTACTACGGCGCCCTGCGGATCTTCGCGCTCCGGCTCGCCCACGACCAGCCGCCGCAGCTGCTCGAGGATGGGCATCAGCTGCGCGATTTCGTCGACGTCGACGACGTGGCGCGCGCCAATCTCGCCGCGCTCGCCGGGCTGCCGCCCGGCGCCTACAACGTCGCCAGCGGTCGGGCGCACACGGTGATGGACCTGGCGCGGATCCTCCTGCGGGTGGCCGAGCGCGATGTGGCGCCGGAAACGCCGGGTCGTTATCGCGTGGGCGATGCGAGGCACTCGGTGCCCGATGTCAGCCGAATGAAAGCGGCCGGCTGGGAGGCGCAGAGCGGGCTCGAGGCGATGGCTCGCGAGTACTGGCAGTGGCTCCTTGCGCAGCCCAATCTCGATACCCACTATGAGGGTGCCGACCATCTGATGGAGCGTACCGGCACCGTTCGCGTGGCTCGATGA
- a CDS encoding phospholipid carrier-dependent glycosyltransferase, which produces MRQSRSAWWRLDRRDLYWLIALTLAAGILRFGSPIFLDVFAHPGSSAPISAWGIGHNYQNPSLPGLGKPDAIAPDSPFIFDELYFANDAQKDLLGRDYFDPEPPLAKLIIALGIKLFGFNSFGWRFMPALFGTALIPVMYLLARQLLTVRFFAVAAGVLTAFDGMTFVESRTAVIDIIPITLVVLAYLLFHLHLNADSVARRRWMIVLTGITLGLALGAKWTTLAAYGTIIVILAIRLILRWTRYDSATGGIALLSLALLPAIFYGLSFIRYLTITHGITNLPQPALSFVPFHFNPGAAWTELREWHWQTWHYHLTLTAPHIFYSPWWSWPLDFRPVVYYYTGTGLGVDQASGSTLVAEIFNLGNPLIWWAATFALVGIAVGLPALIRDHRSRHGLVSTDMAPRDGAGPVDQRLYLSIFVLIAFLAAWLPFSRVPRGLFLYHMLGGLPAMFLALALALTYLRSLRGHLPGLAVRINGALPAYAYLLMVIGFFLYFYPLWTGLPLTTDALNSHVWFALVKPLPNWCLCYWTSPG; this is translated from the coding sequence TTGAGACAATCGCGTTCCGCCTGGTGGCGCCTCGACCGGCGCGACCTGTACTGGCTGATCGCGCTCACTCTGGCCGCGGGGATCCTTCGCTTCGGCAGCCCGATCTTCCTCGATGTCTTCGCCCACCCCGGATCGTCGGCGCCCATCAGCGCCTGGGGCATCGGGCACAACTACCAGAACCCGTCGCTCCCGGGGCTGGGCAAGCCGGACGCCATCGCGCCCGACTCGCCGTTCATTTTCGATGAACTCTACTTCGCCAACGACGCCCAGAAGGACTTGCTCGGTCGAGACTATTTCGACCCGGAGCCGCCGCTCGCCAAGCTGATCATCGCCCTGGGCATCAAGCTCTTCGGCTTCAACTCGTTCGGCTGGCGCTTCATGCCGGCGCTGTTCGGCACCGCGCTGATCCCGGTCATGTACCTGCTGGCCCGCCAGCTGCTGACGGTGCGGTTCTTTGCCGTCGCCGCCGGCGTACTGACCGCCTTCGACGGGATGACCTTCGTCGAGTCCCGTACCGCGGTGATCGACATCATCCCCATCACCCTGGTGGTCCTTGCCTACCTTCTGTTCCACCTCCACCTCAATGCCGACAGCGTCGCAAGGCGACGATGGATGATCGTGCTCACCGGCATTACGCTTGGGCTGGCGCTCGGCGCCAAGTGGACCACGCTGGCGGCCTACGGCACGATCATCGTGATCCTGGCCATTCGGCTCATCCTTCGTTGGACGCGCTACGACAGCGCGACCGGTGGTATCGCCTTGCTGAGCCTCGCCCTGTTGCCCGCCATCTTCTATGGCCTGAGCTTCATCCGCTACCTGACGATCACCCACGGCATCACGAATCTGCCGCAACCCGCGCTGTCCTTCGTGCCCTTTCACTTCAACCCCGGCGCGGCCTGGACCGAGCTGCGGGAATGGCACTGGCAGACCTGGCACTACCACCTCACCCTGACCGCGCCCCATATCTTCTACAGCCCCTGGTGGTCCTGGCCGCTCGATTTCCGCCCGGTCGTCTATTACTACACCGGTACCGGCCTCGGTGTCGACCAGGCGAGCGGCTCGACGCTGGTGGCGGAGATCTTCAACCTCGGCAACCCGTTGATCTGGTGGGCCGCCACCTTCGCGTTGGTCGGGATCGCGGTCGGGTTGCCGGCCCTGATCCGCGACCACCGTTCGCGCCACGGGCTGGTGTCGACGGACATGGCGCCGCGGGATGGGGCGGGACCGGTGGATCAGCGACTCTACCTCTCGATCTTCGTCCTCATCGCCTTCCTCGCCGCCTGGCTCCCATTCTCCCGAGTGCCGCGCGGGCTCTTCCTCTATCACATGCTCGGCGGCTTGCCGGCGATGTTCCTCGCGCTCGCGCTGGCGCTCACCTATCTCCGCTCGCTGCGCGGCCACCTTCCCGGCCTCGCGGTCCGCATCAACGGCGCGCTGCCGGCCTACGCCTACCTGCTGATGGTGATCGGCTTCTTCCTCTACTTCTATCCGCTGTGGACGGGACTACCCCTCACCACGGACGCCTTGAACAGCCACGTCTGGTTCGCCCTCGTCAAACCGCTACCCAACTGGTGTCTCTGCTACTGGACCTCCCCGGGCTAG
- the moeB gene encoding molybdopterin-synthase adenylyltransferase MoeB: MAERSLTPEQRLRYARHLALAEVGPEGQQRLLRSRVLIVGVGALGSPVALYLAASGVGTIGLADHDHVRLSNLQRQIIHSMEGLNRSKVAGAARAVSALNPDVKVETVEETVDEHNAMELLGRYDVIVDGTDSFRARYLLSDAAYLLRKSLVHGSIFRIEGQVTVFVPGHGCYRCLYPEPPPAGAIEESEDVGVFAALPGLIGTIQAAETIKLITGVGDGLVNRVLLHDTMAMTFREVRYRRNRACPVCGDRPTVQSLVDYDAFVGVEARS; this comes from the coding sequence ATGGCCGAGCGCTCCCTCACGCCCGAGCAGCGGCTGCGCTACGCCCGCCATCTCGCGCTGGCGGAGGTCGGCCCAGAGGGCCAGCAGCGTTTGCTGCGCTCGCGCGTGCTGATCGTCGGCGTGGGCGCGCTGGGATCGCCCGTCGCGCTCTACCTGGCGGCGTCGGGTGTCGGCACGATCGGACTGGCCGACCATGACCATGTGCGGCTCTCCAACCTTCAGCGACAGATCATCCACTCGATGGAGGGCTTGAACCGATCGAAGGTCGCCGGCGCGGCACGGGCGGTGAGCGCGTTGAATCCGGACGTCAAGGTCGAGACCGTCGAGGAGACCGTCGACGAACACAATGCGATGGAGCTGCTGGGACGGTACGACGTCATCGTCGACGGCACCGACTCCTTTCGGGCCCGCTACCTGCTCAGCGACGCGGCCTACCTGCTTCGCAAATCGTTGGTGCATGGCAGCATCTTTCGCATCGAAGGCCAGGTGACGGTGTTCGTTCCGGGCCACGGCTGCTACCGCTGCCTCTATCCGGAGCCACCGCCGGCCGGAGCCATCGAAGAATCCGAAGACGTCGGCGTCTTCGCGGCGCTCCCTGGGCTCATCGGCACCATCCAGGCCGCCGAGACCATCAAGCTGATCACCGGCGTCGGTGACGGGCTGGTCAATCGCGTGCTGCTGCACGACACCATGGCCATGACCTTCCGCGAAGTTCGCTACCGTCGCAACCGCGCCTGCCCGGTCTGTGGCGATCGGCCCACGGTGCAGAGCCTTGTCGATTACGACGCGTTCGTCGGCGTAGAGGCGCGTTCATGA